The Nocardioides ginsengisegetis region CCAGCCGGGCGTAGGTGCCCGCCACGAGCTCGTCCACGGCGTCGTGCCAGGTGCGTCCGGAGGCCAGCTCGCGGGCCCGGTCGCCGAGCAGCCCGCGGTGCGGGTCCGCAGCCACCGCGGCCACGGCCCGGCGGAGCCCGTGCGGGTCCGTGGGGTCGTAGAGCAGCCCGGTCTCCAGGCTGCGCACGACGTCGGGCGCGCCGCCCGAGCGCGGCGCCACGACGGGCACACCGCTCGCCGCGGCCTCGCGCAGCGCGTGGCTGCAGGTCTCGTGGCGGCCCGGGTGGACCAGGACGTCGAGCGAGGGCATCGCGACGGTCAGGTCGCCGGTCTCGAGAGCGCCGGTGAAGCGGGCCCGGGGGAGCCGGCCCTGCAGCCAGCCGCGCTGCGGGCCGTCGCCGACGATCACCGGCCGGATGCCGGGCACGGCCGCGAGCTCGGCCAGCCGGCGTACGTCGTGGCGCCGGTGCAGCGAGCCGACGTACCCCACGACGACCAGCGGGCCGCTGGCCGAGCGGGCGCGGGACCAGCTGGCGTGCAGCCACGGGTCGCGGAGCTGCGGGGCGAACGCGGCGGTGTCCACGCCCGGCGTCCAGAGGTCGGCGGCGACGCCGAA contains the following coding sequences:
- a CDS encoding glycosyltransferase; this encodes MRIALVTETFYPAVDGTTTTVKAVADHLIDTGHEVRIIAPGPGLSTYRRCPVVRTRPLEKPGSQVRDALVDFAPDLVHVTSPGTIGRKALKHARRLGIPSVVVEQSSVLDETADHWRSKVADRADAVVVTSPWMVQRMTEFGVAADLWTPGVDTAAFAPQLRDPWLHASWSRARSASGPLVVVGYVGSLHRRHDVRRLAELAAVPGIRPVIVGDGPQRGWLQGRLPRARFTGALETGDLTVAMPSLDVLVHPGRHETCSHALREAAASGVPVVAPRSGGAPDVVRSLETGLLYDPTDPHGLRRAVAAVAADPHRGLLGDRARELASGRTWHDAVDELVAGTYARLAPVVRPLADAHA